A single window of Populus nigra chromosome 17, ddPopNigr1.1, whole genome shotgun sequence DNA harbors:
- the LOC133677093 gene encoding pentatricopeptide repeat-containing protein At5g06540, translated as MSGFSNLVLRKLELKNPKLSLLESCTTLSHLKIIHAHLIRAHTIFDVFAASCLISISIDKNLLDYAAQVFYQIQNPNLFIYNSFIRGFSGSKDPDKSFHFYVQSKRNGLVPDNLTYPFLVKACTQKGSLDMGIQAHGQIIRHGFDNDVYVQNSLVTMYSTLGDIKSASYVFRRISCLDVVSWTSMVAGYIKSGDVTSARKLFDKMPEKNLVTWSVMISGYAKNSFFDKAIELYFLLQSEGVHANETVMVSVIASCAHLGALELGERAHDYILRNKMTVNLILGTALVDMYARCGSIDKAIWVFDQLPGRDALSWTALIAGFAMHGYAEKALEYFSRMEKAGLTPREITFTAVLSACSHGGLVERGLKLFESMKRDYRIEPRLEHYGCMVDLLGRAGKLAEAEKFVNEMPMQPNAPIWGALLGACRIHKNSEIAERAGKTLIELKPEHSGYYVLLSNIYARTNKWENVENIRQMMKERGVVKPPGYTLFEMDGKVHKFTIGDKSHPEIQQIERMWEEILGKIRLAGYTGNNDDALFDIDEEEKESNIHRHSEKLAIAYAIMRTKGHDPIRIVKNLRVCEDCHTATKLISKVYERELIVRDRNRFHHFKGGACSCMDYW; from the coding sequence ATGAGTGGTTTTAGTAACTTAGTTTTAAGGAAACTAGagctaaaaaatccaaaactttcGTTGTTAGAATCTTGCACCACTCTCTCCCACCTGAAAATCATACATGCCCACTTGATAAGAGCCCACacaatctttgatgtttttgcTGCAAGTTGCTTAATCTCCATTAGCATAGACAAGAACTTGCTTGATTATGCAGCGCAAGTCTTTTACCAAATCCAAAACCCAAATCTTTTTATCTATAATTCATTTATAAGGGGTTTCTCTGGAAGCAAAGACCCGGATAAGTCGTTCCATTTTTATGTCCAATCAAAGAGAAATGGCTTAGTTCCTGATAATCTTACGTACCCATTTTTAGTCAAGGCTTGTACTCAAAAAGGTTCTTTAGATATGGGTATACAAGCTCATGGTCAAATAATTAGGCATGGGTTTGATAATGATGTTTATGTTCAAAATTCACTTGTTACTATGTATTCTACTTTAGGGGATATTAAGTCTGCTAGTTATGTTTTTAGGAGAATTTCATGTTTAGATGTTGTTTCTTGGACTTCAATGGTAGCTGGTTATATTAAATCAGGAGATGTTACGTCTGCTCGGaaattgtttgataaaatgccTGAAAAAAACTTGGTTACTTGGAGTGTAATGATTAGTGGGTATgcgaaaaatagtttttttgacAAGGCAATAgaattgtattttttacttcaatCAGAAGGGGTGCACGCCAACGAGACAGTGATGGTTAGTGTAATAGCTTCATGTGCTCATTTAGGTGCACTTGAACTTGGAGAAAGAGCACATGATTATATTTTGAGAAATAAGATGACTGTGAATTTGATTCTGGGAACTGCACTAGTAGATATGTATGCAAGATGTGGAAGTATTGATAAAGCTATCTGGGTTTTCGACCAACTTCCAGGGAGAGATGCTTTGAGCTGGACAGCTCTAATTGCTGGATTTGCAATGCATGGTTATGCCGAGAAAGCACTTGAGTACTTCTCACGAATGGAGAAGGCAGGGTTAACACCGAGAGAGATAACGTTTACAGCTGTTTTATCAGCTTGTAGTCATGGGGGATTAGTTGAAAGAGGATTGAAATTATTTGAGAGCATGAAAAGAGATTATAGGATTGAGCCTAGGTTGGAACACTATGGGTGCATGGTTGACCTGCTTGGTCGAGCAGGGAAGTTAGCAGAAGCTGAGAAATTTGTTAATGAAATGCCTATGCAGCCTAATGCACCAATTTGGGGAGCGTTGCTTGGAGCTTGCCGAATTCATAAGAATTCAGAAATTGCAGAAAGAGCTGGGAAGACTTTGATTGAGTTAAAGCCAGAACACAGTGGTTACTATGTGCTTCTTTCTAACATCTATGCACGCACAAACAAGTGGGAGAATGTTGAGAACATCAGACAGATGATGAAGGAAAGAGGAGTTGTGAAACCACCAGGTTACACTCTGTTTGAGATGGATGGGAAAGTTCATAAATTCACCATTGGTGATAAAAGCCACCCGGAAATTCAGCAGATTGAAAGAATGTGGGAAGAGATCCTTGGGAAGATAAGACTGGCAGGATACACTGGAAATAATGATGATGCATTGTTTGACATAGatgaagaggaaaaagaaagcaacatACACAGGCACAGCGAGAAGCTTGCTATTGCATATGCGATTATGAGAACTAAAGGTCATGATCCCATTCGAATAGTGAAGAACTTGCGGGTATGTGAAGACTGCCACACCGCTACAAAGCTGATTTCTAAGGTGTATGAACGGGAGTTGATTGTTAGAGATCGGAACAGGTTCCATCATTTTAAGGGAGGAGCCTGTTCTTGCATGGATtactggtaa
- the LOC133676469 gene encoding arginine-specific demethylase JMJ22 isoform X2, protein MLTSTNLLSRIIKKKRLKKPKTKTRNKRQETKEDPSEQDELEEDTEGFNLKTSAPSNTYGVQPLGNLYFNRGSINSRNTGLGNLQILTDELVLDILGFLDGTQLGVLATVSKSFYVFTNHEPLWRNLVLDKLNGEFLFNGSWKSTYIAGIYPLFDVNGCSSLKVRDFYSDYLFQSWLCASLEMKPEWLERDNIVRKKGIAVEEFVMNFEEPNKPVLLEGCIDNWAALQKWDKDYLVSVCGDVKFAAGPVEMRLQEYFRYSDQVREERPLYLFDPKFAEKVPVLGSEYEVPLYFREDLFSVLGNERPDYRWVIIGPAGSGSSFHIDPNSTSAWNAVIKGSKKWILFPPDVVPPGVYPSPDGAEVACPVSIMEWFMNFYGATRNLKRRPIECICKAGEVIFVPNGWWHLVINLEESIAITQNYVSSALQEKSAECFGFS, encoded by the exons ATGCTAACTTCCACGAACTTATTGTCTCGaatcataaaaaagaagagactcaaaaaacccaaaacgaaaacaagaaacaaaagacaAGAAACCAAAGAAGATCCTAGTGAACAAGATGAACTAGAAGAAGACACTGAAGGGTTTAATCTAAAAACCTCAGCTCCATCAAATACTTATGGGGTTCAGCCACTTGGCAATCTTTACTTCAATCGAGGCTCTATTAACTCAAGAAACACCGGTTTAGGTAATCTTCAAATTTTGACTGATGAGTTAGTTCTTGATATTTTAGGATTTCTTGATGGAACCCAGTTAGGAGTTTTAGCTACTGTTAGCAAGTCATTTTACGTTTTCACTAATCATGAGCCTTTATGGAGAAACCTTGTATTGGATAAGTTAAATGGCGAGTTTCTGTTTAATGGGTCATGGAAGTCTACTTATATTGCTGGCATTTACCCTTTATTTGACGTTAATGGCTGCTCAAGTTTGAAAGTTAGAGATTTTTATTCTGATTATCTTTTTCAAAGTTGGTTATGTGCTAGTCTTGAAATGAAACCTGAATGGCTTGAGAGAGATAATATTGTTAGAAAGAAAGGTATTGCTGTTGAGGAATTTGTGATGAATTTTGAGGAGCCAAATAAGCCGGTATTGTTGGAAGGGTGTATCGATAATTGGGCTGCATTGCAGAAGTGGGATAAGGATTATTTGGTTAGTGTGTGTGGTGATGTGAAGTTTGCAGCTGGGCCGGTGGAGATGAGGCTTCAAGAGTATTTTAGGTATTCGGATCAGGTGAGGGAGGAACGTCCATTGTATCTTTTTGACCCGAAATTCGCTGAGAAggttcctgttttgggttctgaATATGAGGTTCCATTGTACTTTAGGGAGGATTTGTTTAGTGTTTTAGGTAATGAGAGGCCGGATTATAGGTGGGTCATAATTGGCCCTGCAGGATCTGGCTCATCATTTCACATAGATCCTAATTCTACATCTGCTTGGAATGCAGTGATTAAGGGGTctaagaagtggattttgttcCCACCTGATGTGGTACCTCCTGGTGTTTATCCAAGCCCGGATGGTGCAGAGGTAGCATGTCCTGTTTCCATAATGGAATGGTTCATGAACTTTTATGGTGCAACAAGGAACTTGAAAAGGAGACCTATTGAGTGCATCTGTAAGGCTGGTGAAGTGATCTTTGTGCCCAATGGTTGGTGGCATTTGGTAATCAACTTGGAAGAATCCATTGCTATTACACAGAATTATGTCAGCAg TGCGTTGCAGGAGAAATCTGCTGaatgttttggattttcttaA
- the LOC133676926 gene encoding calcium-dependent protein kinase 20-like, whose protein sequence is MGNTCVGPNLGNKGFLNSVTAAIWRSRPPEDRLPPPKGGDGSNNNGDSNAGLIGGSKKSEGSRKGSTDHPSMPVQNTPPEPVKMLNEAPPPPKFIEHEKSIKPEMRDVGIGKPGEEQKEKKPTHVKRVSSIALQMESVLGRKTGNLKDIYSLGRKLGQGQFGTTFLCVEKATGKEFACKTIAKRKLTTPEDVEDVRREIQIMHHLEGHPNVIRIVDAYEDAVAVHVVMEVCSGGELFDRIVQRGHYTEKKAAELARLIVGVVEACHSLGVMHRDLKPENFLFVSQEEDSPLKTIDFGLSVFFRPGETFTDVVGSPYYVAPDVLRKLYGPKCDVWSAGVIIYILLSGVPPFWDESEQGIFEQVLKGELDFESEPWPNISESAKDLVRKMLVRDPKKRLTAHEVLCHPWVKMEGVALDRPLDPAVLSRLKKFSAMNKLKKIAIRVIAESLSEEEIAGLKEMFKMIDTDSSGHITLEELKTGLEKVGANIKDSELAGLMQAADVDNSGTIDYGEFIAAMLHLNKIVKEDHLYSAFSYFDKDGSGYITQDELQQACEQFGLGDVQLEEIIREVDQDNDGRIDYSEFVAMMQDTGFSQTRSQIT, encoded by the exons ATGGGGAATACATGTGTAGGACCAAATCTAGGCAATAAGGGATTCTTAAATAGTGTTACTGCTGCGATATGGCGTTCCCGGCCACCAGAGGACAGGTTGCCTCCTCCTAAAGGAGGGGATGGTAGCAATAATAATGGTGACTCAAATGCGGGTCTGATTGGTGGATCAAAAAAATCTGAGGGTTCTAGAAAAGGATCAACTGATCATCCATCAATGCCGGTCCAGAACACCCCACCTGAACCAGTTAAAATGCTCAATGAGGCGCCGCCACCACCTAAATTCATTGAGCACGAAAAATCCATTAAGCCGGAAATGAGAGATGTGGGGATTGGTAAGCCTGGGGAGGAGCAGAAGGAGAAGAAACCTACTCATGTTAAGAGGGTTTCGAGTATAGCGCTTCAAATGGAATCCGTGTTGGGGAGGAAAACTGggaatttaaaagatatttatagTTTAGGGAGGAAGCTTGGACAAGGGCAATTTGGGACGACGTTTCTTTGTGTTGAGAAGGCTACTGGAAAAGAGTTTGCTTGCAAAACCATTGCAAAGAGGAAGTTGACGACACCGGAGGATGTGGAGGATGTCAGGAGGGAGATTCAGATAATGCATCATTTGGAGGGTCATCCTAATGTAATAAGAATTGTGGATGCTTATGAGGATGCTGTTGCAGTCCATGTTGTTATGGAAGTTTGTTCAGGCGGGGAGCTTTTCGACAGAATTGTTCAGAGGGGACATTATACAGAAAAAAAGGCGGCTGAGCTTGCGAGATTAATTGTTGGTGTTGTCGAAGCATGCCATTCTTTGGGAGTAATGCACCGGGATTTGAAGCCTGAGAATTTTCTGTTTGTCAGTCAGGAAGAGGATTCGCCACTTAAAACAATAGACTTTGGCCTCTCAGTGTTTTTCAGGCCAG GTGAAACTTTCACTGACGTAGTTGGCAGCCCCTACTATGTAGCTCCAGACGTGTTGCGGAAGCTATATGGTCCAAAATGTGATGTTTGGAGTGCTGGAGTGATCATCTATATTTTGTTAAGTGGGGTACCTCCATTttgggatg AATCAGAGCAAGGAATATTTGAGCAGGTTTTGAAAGGGGAACTAGACTTTGAATCAGAACCTTGGCCTAATATATCTGAAAGTGCAAAAGATCTTGTTCGAAAAATGCTAGTAAGGGACCCTAAAAAACGGCTGACAGCCCATGAAGTTCTCT GCCACCCTTGGGTGAAGATGGAAGGTGTAGCACTTGATAGACCTCTTGATCCAGCTGTCCTAAGTCGGCTGAAGAAATTCTCAGCCATGAATAAGCTCAAGAAAATTGCCATTCGA GTCATTGCTGAAAGCCTCTCTGAAGAGGAAATTGCAGGTCTGAAAGAAATGTTCAAGATGATAGACACAGACAGTAGTGGACATATAACTCTTGAGGAACTGAAGACTGGTTTGGAAAAAGTGGGTGCTAATATCAAGGATTCTGAACTTGCTGGCCTAATGCAAGCT GCTGATGTTGACAACAGTGGTACCATAGACTATGGCGAGTTCATAGCAGCTATGCTCCATCTAAACAAGATTGTGAAGGAGGATCATCTCTATTCAGCCTTCTCATACTTTGACAAAGATGGGAGTGGGTACATCACTCAAGATGAGCTCCAACAGGCCTGTGAGCAGTTTGGTTTAGGAGATGTTCAGTTAGAAGAAATTATACGTGAGGTTGACCAGGATAAT GATGGGCGCATCGATTATAGTGAATTTGTGGCAATGATGCAAGACACTGGTTTTAGCCAGACAAGATCACAAATAACTTAG
- the LOC133676959 gene encoding uncharacterized protein LOC133676959: MAKVALPGGSLGSVNVQIGGAAAALTDGTMVKRKTPSELRGEQLRRKKVIEIVDESPAPLGSKNNGIEMDNGLRKPDASRTPRYINTRMDEVYPVKKSRLRMLSVKDSAKENTSTEQTNSLKNISVLSTLAAKRQQLSCTENSVACDEILKDDVVQPHQTIKNCSQSIFRSVTELSSSGERSSGLAFVEMDKALKGLVAHEPPDTSGLNADSSEKAGNHGGNFCSECHIAGKKAPLDFTLKTRMRVASSCSVNWIHRSIMSSTYNGMPQLASQFGDSKDSSSSGQAMTSQILSSKALHSWVYPQSTLPPAVISVLTSSAIEGDFLRKRQLAWEDSFRSLYYMLRKNICNIFYVCTSQFVVMFTGSDGSGCTKHLCNAYISQSTRGLRSLLREHDVCFSMPLCYSKVEQVTTEDLVELSEIEKQNLGQTRRLSSLSDVDNSPQSLLAFCGNKNVNGLYDFLLNYRSSLTFLSGVDVPVLYSPVPFQNAALSSPEIKCVEVKRAHHIAASPKESTVKDTGSSQGSSTGLLSSIEIKDAYIPSWIVCRVCALMDSDGRSFEASFTTERTSIGLNVALETACEKPDQAAVVEGLQESSHSFGIPEASVDPCLRSGFLKGLKYSDGSYVASFSPV, from the exons ATGGCAAAGGTTGCTCTACCGGGAGGTTCTTTAGGTTCTGTTAATGTTCAAATTGGTGGCGCTGCTGCTGCTCTAACTGATGGTACAATGGTTAAAAGGAAGACTCCGTCCGAACTGAGA GGAGAGCAGCTGAGGAGGAAAAAGGTTATAGAGATTGTAGATGAATCTCCAGCCCCACTGGGTTCAAAGAA TAATGGTATTGAGATGGATAATGGGCTTAGGAAACCAGATGCATCAAGGACTCCTAGATACATTAACACCCGCATGGATGAAGTTTATCCTGTCAAAAAATCCAGGCTTAGGATGCTTTCTGTAAAAGACAGTGCAAAG GAAAATACATCAACTGAACAAACTAATAGCCTGAAGAATATCTCTGTGCTTTCAACTCTGGCTGCCAAGAGACAGCAACTTTCATG TACAGAGAATTCGGTTGCTTGTGATgaaattttgaaagatgatgTGGTACAACCTCATCAAACAATCAAAAACTGCAGTCAAAGTATATTTCGCAGTGTTACTGAGCTTTCATCTAGTGGTGAAAGGTCATCTGGCTTGGCATTTGTTGAAATG GATAAAGCATTGAAAGGACTTGTGGCCCATGAACCGCCTGACACTTCTGGTTTAAATGCTGATTCTTCTGAAAAAGCTGGCAATCATGGTGGCAATTTCTGCTCTGAATGCCATATAGCTGGCAAAAAGGCTCCTCTtgattttactttgaaaactaGAATGCGGGTGGCATCCTCCTGTTCAGTTAATTG GATTCATAGGTCAATTATGAGCAGCACCTACAACGGCATGCCACAGCTTGCATCCCAATTTGGTGATTCCAAGGACAGTAGTAGCTCTGGGCAGGCAATGACTTCTCAGATCCTTAGTTCTAAAGCTTTGCATTCATGGGTTTACCCTCAATCTACCCTGCCTCCTGCTGTTATATCAGTGCTAACCTCATCAGCAATTGAGGGAG ATTTTTTGAGAAAACGGCAGCTGGCATGGGAGGATTCTTTTCGAAGTCTTTATTATATGCTTCGAAAGAacatttgcaatattttttatg TGTGCACTTCACAATTTGTGGTGATGTTCACTGGTAGTGATGGCTCAGGATGTACCAAACACCTATGTAATGCTTACATCTCCCAGTCGACAAGAGGTTTGAGGTCATTGTTGAGAGAACAT GACGTTTGTTTCTCTATGCCACTTTGTTATTCTAAAGTAGAGCAAGTCACCACTGAAGATTTAGTTGAGCTTTCTGAGATTGAGAAACAAAATTTGGGCCAG ACTCGTCGCCTTAGTTCCTTGTCTGATGTTGATAATAGCCCACAATCACTGCTGGCTTTCTGTGGAAATAAGAATGTAAATGGGTTGtatgattttttgttaaattacaG ATCTTCCCTTACCTTTTTGTCTGGAGTAGATGTTCCTGTATTGTACTCACCTGTTCCATTTCAGAATGCTGCTCTTTCTTCTCCGGAG ATAAAATGCGTGGAGGTAAAAAGAGCTCACCATATTGCTGCCTCCCCTAAAGAATCTACAGTTAAAGATACCGGATCCAGTCAAGGTTCATCCACTGGGCTCTTATCCAGCATTGAAATTAAGGATGCATATATTCCATCATGGATTGTTTGCCGTGTATGTGCACTCATGGACTCTGATGGGAGAAGCTTTGAGGCAAG CTTTACAACAGAACGCACCTCTATTGGCTTGAATGTTGCTCTTGAGACAGCATGTGAAAAACCTGATCAAGCTGCGGTGGTTGAAGGCTTGCAAGAAAGTAGTCATTCTTTTGGTATTCCAGAAGCCTCCGTTGATCCTTGCTTGCGTTCAGGCTTCTTAAAAGGCTTGAAGTACAGCGATGGTTCTTATGTGGCTTCCTTCTCGCCTGTCTAA
- the LOC133676469 gene encoding arginine-specific demethylase JMJ22 isoform X1, translating into MLTSTNLLSRIIKKKRLKKPKTKTRNKRQETKEDPSEQDELEEDTEGFNLKTSAPSNTYGVQPLGNLYFNRGSINSRNTGLGNLQILTDELVLDILGFLDGTQLGVLATVSKSFYVFTNHEPLWRNLVLDKLNGEFLFNGSWKSTYIAGIYPLFDVNGCSSLKVRDFYSDYLFQSWLCASLEMKPEWLERDNIVRKKGIAVEEFVMNFEEPNKPVLLEGCIDNWAALQKWDKDYLVSVCGDVKFAAGPVEMRLQEYFRYSDQVREERPLYLFDPKFAEKVPVLGSEYEVPLYFREDLFSVLGNERPDYRWVIIGPAGSGSSFHIDPNSTSAWNAVIKGSKKWILFPPDVVPPGVYPSPDGAEVACPVSIMEWFMNFYGATRNLKRRPIECICKAGEVIFVPNGWWHLVINLEESIAITQNYVSRRNLLNVLDFLKRPNAGELVSGTRDRVNLHDKFENAIESTFPGTIDQLVQKAEEKKAQERKLSFWDSVTDSHAGAFKFSF; encoded by the exons ATGCTAACTTCCACGAACTTATTGTCTCGaatcataaaaaagaagagactcaaaaaacccaaaacgaaaacaagaaacaaaagacaAGAAACCAAAGAAGATCCTAGTGAACAAGATGAACTAGAAGAAGACACTGAAGGGTTTAATCTAAAAACCTCAGCTCCATCAAATACTTATGGGGTTCAGCCACTTGGCAATCTTTACTTCAATCGAGGCTCTATTAACTCAAGAAACACCGGTTTAGGTAATCTTCAAATTTTGACTGATGAGTTAGTTCTTGATATTTTAGGATTTCTTGATGGAACCCAGTTAGGAGTTTTAGCTACTGTTAGCAAGTCATTTTACGTTTTCACTAATCATGAGCCTTTATGGAGAAACCTTGTATTGGATAAGTTAAATGGCGAGTTTCTGTTTAATGGGTCATGGAAGTCTACTTATATTGCTGGCATTTACCCTTTATTTGACGTTAATGGCTGCTCAAGTTTGAAAGTTAGAGATTTTTATTCTGATTATCTTTTTCAAAGTTGGTTATGTGCTAGTCTTGAAATGAAACCTGAATGGCTTGAGAGAGATAATATTGTTAGAAAGAAAGGTATTGCTGTTGAGGAATTTGTGATGAATTTTGAGGAGCCAAATAAGCCGGTATTGTTGGAAGGGTGTATCGATAATTGGGCTGCATTGCAGAAGTGGGATAAGGATTATTTGGTTAGTGTGTGTGGTGATGTGAAGTTTGCAGCTGGGCCGGTGGAGATGAGGCTTCAAGAGTATTTTAGGTATTCGGATCAGGTGAGGGAGGAACGTCCATTGTATCTTTTTGACCCGAAATTCGCTGAGAAggttcctgttttgggttctgaATATGAGGTTCCATTGTACTTTAGGGAGGATTTGTTTAGTGTTTTAGGTAATGAGAGGCCGGATTATAGGTGGGTCATAATTGGCCCTGCAGGATCTGGCTCATCATTTCACATAGATCCTAATTCTACATCTGCTTGGAATGCAGTGATTAAGGGGTctaagaagtggattttgttcCCACCTGATGTGGTACCTCCTGGTGTTTATCCAAGCCCGGATGGTGCAGAGGTAGCATGTCCTGTTTCCATAATGGAATGGTTCATGAACTTTTATGGTGCAACAAGGAACTTGAAAAGGAGACCTATTGAGTGCATCTGTAAGGCTGGTGAAGTGATCTTTGTGCCCAATGGTTGGTGGCATTTGGTAATCAACTTGGAAGAATCCATTGCTATTACACAGAATTATGTCAGCAg GAGAAATCTGCTGaatgttttggattttcttaAGAGGCCAAATGCAGGGGAACTAGTGTCTGGAACTCGAGACCGTGTGAATTTGCATGATAAGTTTGAGAATGCTATTGAGTCCACTTTCCCTGGAACTATCGATCAATTGGTGCAGAAAGCAGAGGAGAAGAAGGCCCAAGAGAGAAAACTTTCCTTCTGGGACTCAGTGACTGATTCCCATGCTGGTGCTTTCAAGTTCTCTTTCTAA